The window ACTATGTAATATTTTATCACAAGATAATCACTTATAAAATGTGTCCTTTCCGCACTCCAGTGTGCTGTACCTAGTGCAATTAAACTGATATTCTTTAATTTCCATAACAAAGCAAGGATTTTTACTTTATGACCACATAAAGTCCATCTTTAGAGTGACTGctaactgattattttttaattacttttaaccACCAATTAGAGACTTTCATTGGACAAAATAAGTTACATATGCCCTTGCAGAAACCTGCAAGGACTCAATTAACAGGACTTTTATTGACAGATGAAGCTTgaaagacaactttttttttttttaagcaagattGAAAGAGCTCCTGAACACAGCATTGTCAAAAGACCTATCCACAAACCAAATTATTTGAATTCATGAAAGCAGAGATGACAAGTACATTAATTTGCAGTGCTTAGTTCAGAATTATTAATgctagaaaaataattcaaagtattttgttttactgtttacTGTTTTACTCAGAGACCTGCTTGGTTTGCCTAGCTGTCCTTCATCAGCCCCCGGCTACGATGAAcgtcatttattatttaaataatttttttaaggaaaagaaatttagACTAGGTTTATAACCCTGTACCTGACAAGGCACTGGCTTCTCTTCTAAACCTCTGGTGCTGTTCACACAAAATTTTTCTTAAACTGACCTACCCACATGGTTCCTGATAAGCCAATATTACATTGCCAGCTCTTCTCATCATCACTTGAGCGGGAGGTTTAAATATCAGATTTCACAAAATCCTTTACGCACACTTCCTAGCCCCATGATTTCTTGAAGCACTGGCAGATCAGTAAGCTTTCACAGTTTGCCTATAAATGTGAAAGCTGGACCGGCTTCTGCTGGACCAATGCAGAAGACATGAGGTGGCCTTTGGAGACCAAGTTCCCGCTGTCCATCCTTAGGTTTCACATGAGTCTTGAGGAGCTTGGATCAGCTGATGTTGATGAGGTGACACATGCTCCCAAAGAACAGCCTGTCTGAGCTCCTCTGCCTGTATAAAATGCTAGAGTAAAAGGCAAGCCTGGGAAAAGCAAGCTTCAAATGTTAGGAGACCACAAGCAATAGAGCCAACAGCTTCCAATGCACTCACAAACTATGGTGCAACTAGGACAGaccacagagaaataaaagatgCTCCTTAGTGAAACACCACGGCAAGTCCTACCTGGAGGTGAGAAAGATATGCAAACCAGTGTGGCTAACCTTTGAATTACGACAATACCCTGAGGTGTCCTATCCAGACAGGTACTGCACAAGACGCACATTTGCTGTCCTGCCCTCTGGCACACAACAATATGCCTTTCTACCCAGGCAgaggtagaaggaaaaaaagcacccCTTACCCCCAACCTTTGATCAGATCTAACACTTGACACTGGCTGAAGGGTGCTGAAGACCTCATGAGAACCTGGTGATTTGAGCTTGATTCACATATCAAGACATTCACcagtgacagaaagaaagaaaaaccaccaccactCTTTTTCTCCACCCTCTGCTCCCAGGAGTATGAATTACCCAGGGGCACACATTTGTGATGAGTGcggtgagacactggaacaggctaccctgtggatgccccatcactggaagtgttcaaagtcaGGTCggatggggctctgggcaacctgatctagtgacAGATGTCTCTGCTCGTGGCAGGGGGTTGAGCCAGGTGACCtgaaaggtcccttccaacccaaacaattctgtgattctacgcTTATATGGATACAACCTCTTCCAGCCTCCATGCGAAGCCTGCATCTTCATCTCAGCCCTGGGAATATCAGCACGGCCAACAACCCAGAGGAGCTGCAAACACAGGATCGGGGTCAGCTCTGCACTGGAGACCCGTGCTGCAGAGATGTTGGCACTCGCCAACCCCTGCACCCCAGGCACCTGTGCTGACCCACCCTGAGTCACGGGCCACACACCCAGCGCGGCCGTGCGAGACCCCTCTGAGGGCACATGAGCTGCACAGACTGACGGTGAGGCAGTGCCACCTCATGGTCAAAACCTCTGAGATGATGTCAGTAATGACACAACCTCTTAAACAATACAGTCACCGATGCAGACTGAAAAAGCGGTCCCTTCACCATGTCCAGTATGAAACCCAAGCTCATTTGGGTTAACATGGTCATATAAAGTCATCTTTACAAATAGTTCTACATAGAAGTCAACACGCTGACCGGCATATTTCAACATATAGAGGTTTTTCTTTGAACAGTAGTCGAACCGTCTTAAGAAACCATTAACTTTGGCTTCCCCATGGTGGGCAGCAGATCAGCTCCTGTAATAGCCTCTCCCCCTCCAAGTTTTCACCAGCCAAGAGGGGCACACCCTTCTACACTGCAATTGTAACTCCAAACCTCTCTCCTCTCTGATCTGCAGCAGAAAGAATTAagcttttcttcactttctgcGTATTTCAAGATAGtgtttcaaacaaacaaacaacaaaagaaacaaacacacacacacacacaaacaccacTGCACCACAGCCAGGAAGGCTCAGAACAAACTTCCATTACCAGCATTGTAGCCAGTCCTCTTTTCACTTCAGTTTCCTACGTGTACTAAGCCGAAGAGAAGACAAAGACATATTTTCGCAAAGCTAAAGGCAGGATGGACAGCAAACCAACTGACAACTCACAAAGCCAAAAAATTATCTGAGTTAAGACAGAGTTATCTGCTGAAGGAGATCCGGAAGATGCTCAAAAAAAGCATTCTTCCAGCTGAGCCTCAAAACAACAAGGAGCAAAAACGGCCAGCACTTTACACAGACAGAGTCTCCTGTTTGATCTAGGACTAGGTCTACGCAAGCGATCACTATCGCATGAGCCAAGTGGAGCTCTACAGCAAAAAGGTTGGTGCTCAGGATCTGACAGCTGCATTATCTGTGTTTCGAGGGTTTTACTCTCCTACGAATTACAGCTTGGTCCCACTGGTTGTTAGGACTTGTGTTTTGTCTGTGTTTAACCCACAGTGAAACAGTTTGCATGCTCTGAGACTGCTCCATGATCAAAACCAAGGTACGTTATAAAGGGGTGACAGAGACTTCATCATCTCAgattttctcagattttttcagatttttttttacgGAGACTGTGCAAGGGTGCTCCTGATCTAAGCTATCAAGGTAATGCAGacacagcccctgctgccctgggaggtgtgctgggggggctccatGTCATCTGGAAAGAGACGACATCCGTGTGCTTCCTAAACCCAGCCTGAGCGGGAATCTATCTTTGAAGGACTGGTGGCTCTCCGGAGTAGAAGCTCAGGACCAGATTCTCCTTCCAGACACATGCGCACCAGTGGTATCAATCTGAATGGGGACAGCAAAGCATTGTTCAGGAACATCCAGCCATTCACTTTGTCTTGTTTTAATCAGTCAACACTCAAAAACAGATAGCAGGGTCAGAAGTCCTTTATCTTTTCGCACTTGATCTCCAGCTAACATTTCCTGTGAAAACACACCTCGTTCCTTGTGAAATGAATTCAACTCTCCCTCTTCTGTGATATTTTGCCTCAAACGGGCCACACAactatttactatttttatagACGCGGGCGTGACGTGCTCTGCCTCTCCTGACAAGCACTGCTGCCTCTCTGGCCCCAGGCACGCACAGCAGCCGTGTTGCCGGCACCTGACCGGGCCCGTCCCGCTTGGCTCCACGTCCCCTCTGCCCGTGGCTTGCACCTGCCCTGCGGGCCAGGATGCTCAGCGAATGAATTCCAAGCACCACCACCTATTCTCCACAAGGAACGCCGGTGTATACGCTGAAACATCCCAAATGCAGCCAATGCGTAGCTTAATCACCCGCTTCTGCCAGCCTAACCCTCCTGTCTTACTACACGCGCTCTGAAAGCCCCAGGAATCTGCTGAGCTCTCTTTTTCCCACCTTCCAGACGGCTCGGGAAAGGACACCACTTCTGCGGCTCTAACTGGCTAGTAGGATCTTGTCCCCCAGCACAAGGTCTTTGTACCCGGCTCAGTGCCCGAGCGagtccccagcctcctcccgcTCACAGCCCAGCATGGGTCTTCATTACTGACAACAGCATCGCTACGTGCCCGCAGGCGAGcacttagaaatgcaaactccTTCACCTCTTCCCTTCCCATGTATTTCTCCATCAACGACTTTTACGCGATCCAAATTGCAATAAAATATCCAGTACGCCGTTGGTAGATTAACTTTGTTATCACCTCAAAACTGCCATTTGGTATTTACTTCCGTGTGATACCTATAGTTGCTCAGATTTGCATTAACTACAAACAACGCGTGGCCCAGCAAATCCTGATATCCCGCGGGTACGTTGCAGGAAGTGGGATGCATGGCCGGCTACTCCACAGGCTGACTTTACCCTGGACTTGTAGATGCTGCTAAAACAGTTCCAACGAGAACTGAAATTcttcaaaaagacaaaaagtagaaaagaagggaaggcaGGTTAAAAGAAGCTCACAAAGCGGACCCAAGACAACCATCTGGCACAAACAATATGATAGCAGGGAGACAGCATCACTCATCTGAGCCAAGCACACAGCCCATTCAGGGCTCCCCCACTCCGGCACAGGAACTTCAGCTGCCAAATTAGAGAAGCATTCTTCATTTGCCATCAGCCCATTATTCTCAGTAATTTCAACACAAGAGATTCcgctcaaaagaaaaaatgccgTGTGCTTCAGGTCCAAAGATTAGGCTCTGGTTAAAGCAGTCTGTTCAAAAATGTTATCATTTTGAAAGTTCATTAGATTAACCTTAACTAGCTTAAAACTATATATATGCATCTCCTTGCCACATTCACAACCCACGCACAACATTTTGCGGTGCAGAGAGCTAACTCATGTGAAAGTAACCAGAGTAAAAGGAACCACAGGCTTGAAAAAACACTCTGGGCTGAAATTATCTTTCATTGTTACAAGTGGCACAGGAGATTGCAACAGCTTAAGGAATCAAGAATAAAAATGGAACTAGCTTGTTTACCTTGTCAGTTTTGTCAAAACATTTTGACAACACTTTGCATGCAGTCAGCTTCTCTATTCTGCTACCAAAATTTCAGATCCTTCCACCTATCTTTACATGttacagaacaaaaccaagagaGCAAAAGTTTAAGTGCATGTGCAAGAAATACAAAGGCTGGCACAAAAACTTAAAACTATGCTCGACCCCTTTTCAAAATAGTACAAACATCAACATGAACAGTGACCCTTCAATTACACAAGCTGAGTTAACATGAAGCGGACGGGCAGTAGAGGAggataataagaaaataaaaggaaagtttGAATAAGCCcgacaaaaagcaaagcaaagtgagaaaaaaaaaaaaaggtacaaaccaggatttaaaatttgcaatttaaaaaattataaatcaTTGACAGTGTCCTTTTAACAGTGAAACTCTCTCACGTTTTAGGCAGACGCCTACATCTCAAAAAAGCAATCCGAGCCAGTAAGAAGCAGTAGGtttttgaatgggaaaaatgaaaaatgcacagTAATGGGGCAATTTGCTTTCACTGTCTTATTTCCAACTCACCTACGAGAAACGGAGACTCGTTTTCTGCATGTTAGACTagcaaaaatcaggaaattTGTTGGTTCTAGTTATACTCTGAATTTTCACATTTCACGAGAGTCCCCCATGATGTAAACCTGTTTTAGCATTCTTGTACATTAATGTCAGGATTTCCACTCCAGCTCCCACAAATTCTGGAACAGACAAGTCAATAAGATTTGGTATATGCCCTGAAATAGGAAACGGGAAGTCTAGgttttaagcaaacaaacaaacaaacagaaaaattaagttgGTGCTCTGGAAGGTGGTGGATCCAGACTCACTGGATCCTCTGAATTCTTCAGTCTAAACAGGTGgaaattttacttaaaataaaataagaataaataataataataataaaaagtttaatCCATTCAActtagagaaaagaagaaagtggcAGACCTTGGAAGAAGGGAGACAGTGCGCAGGTGCAAAAATATAACATGCTGTAGTTCACCACCTGATAAGAAATCAGAGTTTCGTTTTgctctgttcttttttaaatgccagGGAAACATATCCCAAAGGACATTTTTTGAGTTTACGGGTACTAAGCTACATCAAGGTGGAAGAAGCATGGAGTGAAGACATGCCAAAAACTTCAGGTTTTCACAAACCATTATCGAAAAAGTGCCGGTGTTTTTAGCAAAAATGCATATTGACCAAATCACCACTGACTAACCCAGGCCACTTGCATATGAAAAGCTGCATCAATTTGCAGCACCAATGCTGACATTTTTGCCTTCTCCTTCCACCCACCTCCCcgatttttttccttgggagACATACAGCGCCACTGCATTAGAACgtacaagaaatgaaaacagtgaGTACAACTGATATAGATCCATTGACTTTTTATTACAAATGTACTTGATCACTTGGCTTCAAAAAGTTTAAATCAATCCCTATTTTCTGTACGCCAGTACAAAGTAAAATCtattttacaaattaaatacCTAAAAAtttgacaaaaatattaaagtttGATGGAAAAAACAGTTATAAAAGTCGTAAATCCCCTTTTAAGAAGGTAAGAGATAACATCCCCTCCCGACCCCCCACAGTCCTGTTATACAATATTAATAGCCATTTTTTAGAATAGGTAGGTATATTTTGCCGTTAGCATACAAGTCACTCTAATAGCTTTATCTGTATATACTCCAGTTAGTGCACGAATGCCATCTGATCGAATATAACCGACTATCTCTAAGTGATCCCTAATTTACATTTAAGAGCTTGCATAGTTTGAAGGGACAAAGGTCATACTACAGCTAATCATAAAAAAAGGTGGTTACAGTGCTATTTTTCAAGGCAACAAAGTCATTGCTCCCAAAAGACGCGGTCGCTCGCTCAGCTCCGAGCCGGGGCCGGCGCcccgcagctccctgcccccgggagccgggagccgggagccgggagccgggagccgggagccgggagccgggagccggggcgggcggcagccgGGGGGCGGCTCGCGCTGCGCAGCCActttcagcccccccccgcaAGGGACGCGCAAGAAAAGCGACACTGTCAAGTATTTCTTGCCCTCCTCTCAacgccctccgccgccgccggccgggtCGCGCCGGGaccccgggccccgccgcccctccgcaccggcacggccccggcacggccccggcacggccccggccccgacccGCTCCCGGCCCGGTCTGGGGCCGCCGCCCCCTGCGCGGCCGCGGAGGGACCGGGCAGCACCGGCGCCCGCCCAGCGCCTCCCGGCCGCGAAGCAGCCCGCAAGCCGGACCGCGAAGAAGAGGCAGGAACCAACAAGCGgctggtggtttttgttttttttttttttttcattttttttcttttttttttttttttattgaacttCTCAGAGACAGAGcggttttattattttttttttttcgttttgtttttgtacttttttttgtttggttttttgttttttaaacaaaaattagaCTTTGACTTCGGAGGACATTTCTCCGTTAGTACAGAACCACTTACAGGGAGGTCGTATTTTAGCGGTAAATTACTTGACAGTGTCCctttaacttaaaataaaataatgtcagTATTGCAATGAATTTCAAGTTTTCTTGCACGTAGTCATTATAAAGTAGTTTTTATCATGCTCTTGGACCTATTCTACAAGACATTTAAAAGCATATCACCAAGGAAAATATAAGGCATACTTCTCAGGAATTAGATAACTTGGCACATTTGAGCAtactgtcttttttaaaaacaacacatatGGTCAAATATACCTTTAATCTTCCAACATTAAACAGGGTTTTatgtactttattttaaatactgagaTATTAGAGCCTTGGTAAAGTACCGAGCACCTCcgagaaaacaaaacaaaacaaaacaaaaacaccaaacagaaaagcaaaaacaaaacaagctcaAATCCCACGAACCTTTACAGTCATTTAGTCTTTCATTATCATAATTCATAAAGTCCTAGAACATATATAAtgtgcattaaaaggaaaaaaaaaaaacacgacacacgcacaaaaaaaaaaaaaagaaaaagcccccaaaaaccaaacaaatgagACAAAAACTGACCACAAGCTCTCAGACACTGTTCACAAAACTGCCAGAGGGGTGTCACGCTGCAGTGGTTTGGCTGGAGCTGCGCGGCCCGTGCACGTCCCGAGCCAGCCGGATCCCGGGCAGGATCCGGCCGCCCGGGGAGGAGGATGCTCCGGTACTGCCCCGCGCCCCAGCTCGGCAGTCGGGAAGGGCACTTTGCTGGGTTCTCATTGACTCGCGCTACTTATTGCTGataacacaaaacatttttgtaactCTAAGCAATGGGTGTCAATCCGCGGTACAACTTTTAAAACTGCAGTAAACAGTAGAACCGAGACAATCAAGtagcaaaaccaaagcaaattaatttcCTAACTACGGCTAGCAGCATGGAGAATGCAGTCCTGTACACATCACAGTTGAAGTACAACAGTAATAAACGAAACTGCTCATCAAGACCCTCCGATTAAAAAGCAGGTTATTAGACAATGTTTACATGCAATTGAGAACCATTTCAAATGTCACATTATGCACTCTGAAAGCTTATTTTACTACTTGGAAATAGGAAAGTGCAcattaaagcaattttaaacatttccagtgattgttaaagaaacagaaacacctAACTACGTTCATCTCATATTTAACTTTCTGTTAATACTAACAGAAAACTTCTTTAAAGGGAAATGCATGGTACAATGGAAACAGCTTGTTTTGACACTCACAGTACATctccaaaacaagaaaaaaaaaggggggggggtaattataattttcaatagaaataaaggacagtagaaaataaaatgatttaaaagatttttttttccccacccttcTGAAACTCCGTCCTTAACAATTAGCAAAGAAGCACCGACAGCTTCCCCTTCCTACAGATGGTGCCTTCTACGCACAACAGCTAGGTCTATGACACGGTTAACTTTGCCAAGAAGGTTAAGAAAAAGGATTGCATCCCAAAAAACTTCTGAGTGGAACAAGATCCTAGTTTCTCTTAAATGCTTTCTACTGAATTccagccaagaaaaaaaaaataatattttgcttttttactgTTTAAGGCATCTTTTTTTATAACATCTTCTCTTCACTCGTCATGATGATAGTCATGCAGCAgtttaatgataaaaatatattaatattttactaTACAGCAGCAAGAAGTTAGTCAATTAAAagcacaaactttttttttaaaaagaaaaaaaaaactgtaaaagtCTATTATtacaaagaatttcattttggaGAACGCAACTGGACAGATTAGTGTTCGGATAAACTCTGCGTTTCCCTACCCTAGGCTTTCGACTAGAGCTCACGAGTATGCGCCCTGGACAGGAGGCTGGCACGGGGAGGGAAGGGTCACAGCTACGCTCGTCGGGTATGTAGCCAGTAATAGCTAGCACCACAGCTACATGGAAATCCATTACAAACACCAGCTTGGCTTTCACTTTTAAACGAAACTCAGAATCCCATGGCTCAGTAGGATCGCTCTACAACTGCGTTGCACTGATTTTTAGCAGGCCTACAGAAGTTAACAGCACTGGCACAGACCAAAGTATCGGTTCAGACCTCTTACAAGTTTAGGAGATAGCGCTAGTGCCAGTGGTGACAGAAAAGACTTGCTACCTGTTGTCCAAAACCAGGTTTACTGGAAATTGCTGCACGTTAGGTAAGTACTTTAAGtacacataataaaaaaaatatattatgaacAATACAAGTACATCTCATATACACAATAATGACAATACGCCTACTTAGTTGTAAATCAAACAGGTGCAGAAAAATATTAtgggaggaaattctttactttctctctctctttttcctcttttttttttttttaatatatttttttttttttactatttgaATAACTTTGGTTCAAACGTAAAAATCACAAGTTagcaaatttcatttaaatgccttttttaataatttttcttcatgttcacAGAAGTTTCACTGAccatttttatatgtttaagGTCCAGATGCAATGCATATTGTATAAAAGAGAGCACTTATTGTTTACCTTGCATGAATTAAACCTACGTACCTTTTAACTCTACAAACTTCTGCATAACATTTAGACAAAGCTCAGACACACAGCATGCCTAGccctcatatatatatacacatctcTAATCACAGGTATATAGGGTGTCAAATATACTATAGTAACCTCCATGTAAGGTTCGAAATTTGGTaacaaaatgagaagaaaaaactaaaaatattattttacgTGTTCtaaaatatctctttttttttgtgctaaaGTCAAATGTTAGCTCAACATGAAAAGGACTTTTTTATATAATTCAGCAATATTATAATCTTGACCATTTTTGCAAAcacttttaataataatagctTAAACGTGTACAAAAGTTCTCGGTTAATTAGGGAAATAAACACTCagttctttatatttttaatcaagTAGGAAACACAGTTCATATATaatgttattactttttttgactttttttttttgttttgttttgtttttttgttttgttttagcagCTGCTTACTGTTTGATACGGTGGGTAAAGTGGAGGAACATCCAGCGATGGGTGGCGGGTCGGAGGCGTTGCTGTCGGTCGGTGGAGGCTGCCGGGCGGGGGGGTGCTCCCGGGGGGTCGTGGCCGGGGACGTCTGctcgccgccgctccccgcggccgccgcccgcccgggcgGGCGCAGTCTCTGTCTCTGTccgcgcggcggcgggggcggccggccGGCCGGCCGGCGGGCGGTCAGTCCTCCTCGGGCTCCTCGGCCTGCAGCAGGGcgccgggcggccccggcggcggcggcggcggcggcggcggcggcggcggcggcgccctcCGCCTCGGGCGgcggctcggccccggccccggcgcccgcgggggcggcggcggcggcgcgctTGTCCCGCTGCTTCTCCTGGATCTTCTTCATCTCGTCCGAGTACTTGCAGAAGGTGTGGCCGAACTTGGCCCAGACCTTGTAGGGGACGGTGATGGAGTTGCGGTAGGTGGGCTTCACCTCGCTCACCCGCATGAAGACGCCGTACTTGTTGGAGCCCACGTCGAAGAAGAAGCGCTTGTTGTCCACAGTCAAGGAGGTGCCCTCGGGCAGCTCGGCCGGCTCCTCCTCCACGCCGTAGTCGTCGATGAGCTTGGCCAGGGCGTCGCGGAACTCGATCAGGCCCTGGGCCGGCAGCGCGATGGTCTGGCCCTGCGCGGCGCCCAGCCCCGGGCCGCGGTTGACGGTCTGGCGAACGCGCAGGAAGCGCCCGCGCTGGTTCTCCTTCAGATCCATGTAGTACTTGCGGTTCTCCCGCACCAGGAACTCGCTCTTGAGCGCCCGGCGCGGCTCGTCGGCCGCCTGCGCCAGCTCGGGCGGCTGGCTGGGCCCCAGCTGCGCGTAGTGCTCGATGAAGTCGCCCAGGTAGTCGCGGAACTCCACCGCCACCGACATGGAGAGCGTCAGGCGGCTCTTGTTGCCGCCGGCGCCCACCTCGGCGATCTTGAGGAAGCGGCCCTTGGCGTTCTGCTTGACGTCCAGGTAGAAGCGCTTGTTCTGGATGTCCACCCGCTTGGAGGCCAGCTCCTGCGTCTCGTGCTGCagcccgccgcccggcccgccgccgccgccgccgcccgagcccggccccccggcgcccgccgcgcccccgccgccgccgccgccgccgccgccgccgccgccctgctCGCTGCCGCTGTCTCTGTCCGCCATGATGCCGCCgctccgcccgccgccgccgccgcccggccgcgccgcctcggccgccgctccgccgccgctcgcccggcgcccccgcgccgccgcccgcgccgccgcctcggccgccccggccgccgcccgcgccgccgccgctccgcccgccgccgccgccgctgctgcaACAGCCCCCGCGGCCACCAGCCGGCCGCTCTCGCGAGATCTGCGGGAGCGAGGAGAGGGCGCGGGAGGCGGCAGAgagcggccccgccgccggccgccccgccgcgcggGCAGCAGCGCCGCGCCGACGGGCGGCCGCACCGCGCACCGcgcgcagccgccgccgccgccggccggccggggccgcccccggggccTGGGCCGCACCGCGCCGCCCCGGCGCCCAccggagccgcccccccccccccccccccgccccaaggCCGCGCGGGGCCGTCTCGCCTCGGGCGTGACcgctgccccgccgccggctgcgGGCGCCCAGCGGCTCCCCGGCTCTGGCGGTGGCGGCCcccccgcgggcagccccgAGCGCCGCCGCCCCGTCGAGGAGAGGCTGGAGCGGGACCTGCGGCGGGACGAGTGCCTGCGGCGGGACCGCGGCCCCCGAGGCCGCCGGCGCGGACGGCCCGGaggattccccccccccggccagcccTGCGGGAGCTGGGGACCCGGCGGCTCCCGCCTGCCCGGCGCAGCGGCTCGGGGCCACCGCACCGGCCGCTCCCACGGTTTGCACGGAGCTTTTTAGCTCCCGGTCCCGGCCGTCGAAGGAAACGCTGTCGGCGGCTTCCCCGGGACCCCGCGCGTCTGCGGCCGGGCACGGCCGCGGTTTCCCCGGGGCGGGCCggcgccgggccccgctcccggcccagGTGCCGCCACCTGtttctttccaaaggaaaaaaaaaatccgtctTTCGCCGTTTCGGGCAGCTGCGAGGGTTACTTTTTGGGAAATCATCGAAAGGACAAGCCCAGATGGAGGGAGACGGCCTGGGCACCTCTCGTCGGGGCCGGGAGGCCAGGGGAGTCCCCCCATCCACCCGACCTTAACGGGACAGCCGTTCCTTCGGGCTCCCGGGCCACCCAGAGGAGCCCAGTCGAGGCGGGCGGCCCTCCCCGCCGCACGGCTCCTGCTGGCCGCACGTCAAATGCCCCGTGGTTTCCCCACGGAAATTCGTTGTCTCGCTACGACCGCGCCTGAGCCTCCTTCCCCCCTCACCGGGGCCGGCGGTGGTGCGGTTCCCGCTGCTAGAGCGAGTCCCGGGTGGCGGCGGCTCCTAACCGACCCGGCGCCGCTGTCCGCAGGGTCGGGGTGTGCGGTGACCGCAGGTAGCGGGAAGAGGTTCTGGCGAGAGGATTTGCGGGACCGCCCTGACCCGTCGGGGCGGTCCGCTCGGGGACACCGTCCGTCCCAAGCCCCGTAGCAAGACGGGGCAAACGTGCCGGGGCCGGAGGCGACAGGGAGAGACACTCGGGGCTGGCCGCCGCCGGGCACGAAAATGCCgaaaacaaaatttcagccCGGGCCCCGCGCCggccggcggggccgtgccggaTGAGCACTTCGGCACCGTGGCTTCCCCT is drawn from Anser cygnoides isolate HZ-2024a breed goose chromosome 14, Taihu_goose_T2T_genome, whole genome shotgun sequence and contains these coding sequences:
- the PURA gene encoding transcriptional activator protein Pur-alpha, with the translated sequence MADRDSGSEQGGGGGGGGGGGGGAAGAGGPGSGGGGGGGPGGGLQHETQELASKRVDIQNKRFYLDVKQNAKGRFLKIAEVGAGGNKSRLTLSMSVAVEFRDYLGDFIEHYAQLGPSQPPELAQAADEPRRALKSEFLVRENRKYYMDLKENQRGRFLRVRQTVNRGPGLGAAQGQTIALPAQGLIEFRDALAKLIDDYGVEEEPAELPEGTSLTVDNKRFFFDVGSNKYGVFMRVSEVKPTYRNSITVPYKVWAKFGHTFCKYSDEMKKIQEKQRDKRAAAAAPAGAGAGAEPPPEAEGAAAAAAAAAAAAAGAARRPAAGRGARGGLTARRPAGRPPPPPRGQRQRLRPPGRAAAAGSGGEQTSPATTPREHPPARQPPPTDSNASDPPPIAGCSSTLPTVSNNFYQ